A window of Tepidisphaeraceae bacterium genomic DNA:
CGTCGAGAACCATCGCACGCACCTGATGGAGAAGACCCGCGCGATGAACATCGCCGACCTCGTCCGCATGAGCATGCTGATCGACGCGCACAAGTGACGTGATCGGCTCTGCTCCGGCCGTAGCATGGGCGTCCTGCCCATGACCGCGCCTCTCAATCACGTTGAAGACTTGAGGAACGTCCTGATCGCACGCTCATAGGCCTCGCTCGCATCGCGCAGCCCCGCCAGGTGTCCGACATCGTCTAACACGACCTGCGTCGATCCCGCAGCGGCCGATGCACATGCTTGTGCGAGCGCCGCACGGCACTCGGCGTCGCAGAAGGGGTCGAGCGCGCCTTGGATGATCAGCACCGGACACTTCGACCGCGCGACCAAATCCACCGGCCGAACCTTGTCGTAGTTCGCCCCGCTCATCCACTCGGCGATCGTCGCCGCCAGTCGCGCCACAATGCCGCCCGGCGCGCCAAGTAAGCGGGCGTGAACATCGATCGCAGCGCGATAATCGGCGAACGGGCTGTCCATCACCACGGCCGACACGTCGTCTCGCAGGTCCGCCGTCGCGATGGCGACCGCGCTACCGAGGCTGACGCCGAACAACACGATCGACTGCGACGCGGCCGCGTGCATCCCCTTCAACTGGCTGACGATCGCGTCCAGATCGTGCCGTTCGAAATAGCCGGCCGTCACCTGCGTGCCGTCGCTGTCGCCGTGGGCGCGAAGGTCGACCGCAAGTACGTTGAGGCCCATGCCGAGCAGCGTCGGCGCCCATGCGATACCACCGACCTTCGCGTCGGCGTAGCCGTGCAGCAGCACCACGGTGGTGGTCGACGGCTGGCTGGCCGGCATCCACCAACTGGCAAATTTCATATCCCGCCCGCTGCGGTCGTCGCGAACGGTGAAGGTGATCGATTCGTACGCGATGCCAATATCGGTCGGCGACAAGCGCTTCAGCAGGTAGAGCGCCTTGCCATCGGTCATGCGGGGTGGCCACAGCAGCAGGCGCGCCATGAGCGCGGCCGTTCCGACGAACGCAAACGCGCCGGCAAGCAGCAGAATGAGAACCAAGATGACGTACTCAGCCATTCGGCACGGATGGTACCCGCACCGTATGGAAGATGTGCAACGCGAGCGTCGCGGAGCCTAAATGCTGGCGGACATAAATTCGTCGCCTTGTGCGCACTTGTCATCCCGAAGGGAGCGGTAGCGACCTGAGGGATCTCCCAAGGCCGAGAACCGTCCGTGGTCCGAGATCCCTCAGGTCGCCTGAGGCTTCCATCGGCATGACAACGTCCCTGATCCACGCTGGAATTTCCTCCGCCAACCTTTAGGCGAAGGAAATACTCGGGCCCGCTTTTGCCTGTCGCAAACGGCCGCTCTACACTAGGGGCACTATGATTCGTCTTCTTGCCATCATCGCTATCGTCGTTGCCGTTACGTTCTTTGCCGTTCGCGTGAAGCGCGCCACTGCGAAGGACGTAGTGAAGGAACCCTCGGCCGCCGCGTCGGCAACGCAGCCGGCGGGGCCACTGTCGTTCGTCATGAAGGACATCAACGGCAACGACCTGGACCTGGCCACGCTGAAGGGACAGCCCGTGCTGATCGTCAACGTCGCCAGCAAGTGCGGGCTGACCAAGCAGTACAAAGGCCTCGAAGAGCTCTATCGCAAGTACAAGGATCAGGGCTTCGTGATCGTTGGCGCCCCCGCCAACAACTTTGGCGGCCAGGAGCCGGGCAGCGACGAAGAGATCAAGACGTTCTGCTCGACGAAGTACGACGTCACGTTCCCCATGCTGAGCAAGATCAGCGTGAAGGGGGACGACAAGCACCCCCTTTATCAGTTCCTGACCGAGCAGGCCACCGCCGGCGAGTTTGCCGGTGAGATCGGCTGGAACTTCACGAAGTTCCTGGTCGACCGCAACGGTCAGATCATGGCCCGCTTCGACAGCAAGACCTCGCCCGATGACGAAAAGCTCGTGGCCGCCGTCGAGACCGCGGTCGCGGCGAAGTAGGTTGCGCCTGGCGAGCGCTCTATACCGATGCTGATCGACGTCGTACAGCTTCCGCGGGACCTCTCGGCCGCGCACGTGGACGGTCGTACCGTCGTCGTCTTCGACGTGTTACGCGCCACCACGACCATGACCGCCGCCCTGGCCGCGGGCGTGCGGGAGATCTTCGTGCAACCCGACATCGCGAGCGTCCTGACCGCGGCCGAGCAGTTTGG
This region includes:
- a CDS encoding glutathione peroxidase; its protein translation is MIRLLAIIAIVVAVTFFAVRVKRATAKDVVKEPSAAASATQPAGPLSFVMKDINGNDLDLATLKGQPVLIVNVASKCGLTKQYKGLEELYRKYKDQGFVIVGAPANNFGGQEPGSDEEIKTFCSTKYDVTFPMLSKISVKGDDKHPLYQFLTEQATAGEFAGEIGWNFTKFLVDRNGQIMARFDSKTSPDDEKLVAAVETAVAAK
- a CDS encoding alpha/beta fold hydrolase, whose product is MAEYVILVLILLLAGAFAFVGTAALMARLLLWPPRMTDGKALYLLKRLSPTDIGIAYESITFTVRDDRSGRDMKFASWWMPASQPSTTTVVLLHGYADAKVGGIAWAPTLLGMGLNVLAVDLRAHGDSDGTQVTAGYFERHDLDAIVSQLKGMHAAASQSIVLFGVSLGSAVAIATADLRDDVSAVVMDSPFADYRAAIDVHARLLGAPGGIVARLAATIAEWMSGANYDKVRPVDLVARSKCPVLIIQGALDPFCDAECRAALAQACASAAAGSTQVVLDDVGHLAGLRDASEAYERAIRTFLKSST